ATCTTTTTGCAGGATGACCTGACGGAAGATCAAACCAAAAATATTGGGAATCAGATCCGCAGCCTGCCGGGAGTTTTGGAAGCATCCTACGTCAATAAAGATGAGGCCCTGGCCCGGTTTAGCGAAAGACTGGGAGAGCAAAAGAGCCTGTTGACGGCGTTGGGCAATACCAATCCCCTGCCCAACGCCTTTGAGGTAAAAGTCGATGTTCCTGACCGGGTTCAGGCGGTGGCCAGGGCTGCCGGCGAGATCGAAGGGGTTGAAACCGCCAAATACAATCAGGAGTTCGTGGAGCAGCTCTTTGGCCTGACCCATATGCTGCGGCTTTCCGGTATTATTTTGATCTTGTTTTTGGCTCTGGCTGCGATGTTCATCATCTCGAATACCATTCGGATCACTGTGTTCGCCCGCCGCCGGGAAATCAACATTATGCGGTATGTGGGCGCCACTGACTCGTTTATTCGCTGGCCGTTTGTGATTGAGGGTGTGATTTTGGGATTTTTCGGGGCGCTGCTCTCAGTTTTTCTGTTGAATCAGGCCTACCAGGCTTTTGCTGATAAAATATATGAAACCGTAGCATTTCTGCCCATTATCCCGAAATATCCATTTTTACATATTCTTACATCTGTGTTATTGCTTGTCGGTGCTCTGATCGGAGCCGCCGGCAGCACAATCTCCCTTAAAAGATTCCTGCGGGCTGAAAAATAAGGCGTAGAGCCGATAGATGCTTTGTCGAATGATGTATGATTATTTAGAGAATGTATGGATAGCGGTTGCACGGATCGGGAAATCGGCTTTTCTCCCTGCAGCGTGGCTGTCTGCATTATGATACATAGATGAAATGTAGGGGGGAAAAAGCATGTGGGAAATATCTCGCCATCAGAAGGCGGCGGCTTTCGCGCTGCTTTTGCTCAATTTGCCGTTAGTGTATGGTCCGGCCTTTGCTAACGACGTTGAGCAAAAACAACAGGAATTGCGCCAGATTCAAATGCAGCTTCAGGAGCAGCAGTCCCGTGCCCTGCAGGCCCAGCGAAAAGTCAACAGTGTCTCGGAAAAGCTCCGGGCAGTACAGACAGAACTTGATCAAGCGCGACAGGAGTACGGATATATCAACCACCGGTTGCGAACCTTGGAAGAACAGACCAGGGCCGACGCCGAATTCCTGGAAAAAGCTGAAGTGGAACTGGCTGAACGGACCAAAATCCTCAGCCGTCGAATCCGGGATATCTATAAAAACGGACAAGTCAGTTATGTGGATGTCCTGTTAGGGGCTTCCGATTTTCGGGACTTTACCACCCGCTATGATCTTTTGCGGCGGGTTCTGGACCAGGACGTAGCCTTGATCACTCAGATCAAGACCCAGAGAGAGCAGATTAACAGCAAGCAGGCGCAAATGGAGCAAGACCAGGCGGAACTCCTGGTGCTGGGGCAAAAAGCTTCCGAAAAAAAATCCGTCATTCAGATGCGGCGGGATGAACATCAGGTTGTACTGAACGCGGCGGTCAACGAGAAGGAAGTTTCCGAGCGGGCTTATCTGGAGCTGCTGGAGACTTCCCGGGAAATTGAATCCCTGATCCGCCGGGTCCAGTCAGATGGTCAGTCGGCTGACATTCAGTCCAGCGGAAGCATGTTGTGGCCGGCAGTAGGGCCGATCACCTCGCCTTTTGGCTGGCGGACCCATCCTATTTTTGGTACCCGCCGCCTGCATACCGGTATTGACATCGGCGTTGGCTACGGTACGCCAGTGATAGCCGTAGACAGCGGTATCGTGATTTACGCCGACTGGATGGGTGGCTATGGTAAGACGGTCATCATTAATCACGGCGGCGGACTATCTACTCTCTATGCCCACAACTCCCAGCTGGTGGTCAGTGAAGGCCAGATCGTGCAAAAGGGATCGGTTGTTTCCAAAGTAGGAAGCACCGGAAATTCCACCGGGCCGCATCTGCATTTTGAAGTGCGTAAGAGCGGTTCGCCGGTCAGCCCGATAGATTATTTGCCGTAATAAAATACAGGAAAAGGAAAAAGGGTCAGTTGCAAAAAGGATGAAGCAACTGACCCCTGAGTTTTGTGAAAATGGCAATGCGGCAGGAACCCTCGGGGTTTCTGCCGCATTGATTGCCGTCAAGACGGGGATGTGGAGTGGCTTAGAGCTGAATGTGGCCAAGCGCCACTGCAGTAATCAGCCAAACGATAGAGATCCCGATAACAGGAAGCAAAGCAAATTTTTGCAAGTCGCCGAATTCGACTTTATTCAAGCCTACCAGCAGATAGGTGGCAGGCACCAGCGGGCTCAGCATGTGAGCGCCCTGCCCGATAAGGGCGGCGCGCCCCATTTCCGCGGCGCTGATGCCGTAAGTGGCGGCAGCCTGCGCTAGAACCGGCAGAACGCCGAAATAGTAGGCGTCATTGGTGAGAAAGAAAGTGCCCGGCAGGCTGAGCAAAGCGGAAATTAAACTAAAATGCGGGCCCATGGAAGGCGGAATAGCCCCAATCAGCGACTGGGCCATGGCCTCGACCATTTTGGTGCCGGACATGATCCCCATGAAAATGCCGGCGGCAAAGATCATCGCCACCACCGGAATAGCATTGGCGCCATTGGCTGCCAGCCGCGCCGTCTGGTCTTTCAGGCTGGGATAATTGAGCATTAAGGCGATGCCTGTGCCAAGCATAAACAGGATGCCCAGCGGCAGTACTTCCATGATCAGGCATACTATGAGCAGTACGGTTAAGGCAAGATTCACCCAAAACATCCGCGGCCGTTTTAATTGCTCCGCTTCCGGATCGACGGACACCGAAACGGGGGTAGCCGTCTCAGAAACCGTACCGGTGTTTACGCCAAGGCGTTTTCTTTCTTGCAGGCCCCAGCGATAGGCCATAAAGATGACCCAGAGAGCGCCGAAGAACATTCCCGGAACCAGCGGCGTAAAGACATCCCCGGCTTCCAGCCTCATTGCTGCCAATACCCGTCCGGTCGGTCCGCCCCAGGGGATGATGTTCATGACGCTGTTCATCATCAGCACAATGGCAGGCAGAATAAGCGGGCGGAGGCCCAGCCGCCGGTGTACGGCCAGCATGGCCGAACAGGTTACCATGTAAGTGGTAGAACCGTCGCCGTCCAGGGAGACAAACATGGCCAGCAGCGCTGTCCCTACGGAGACTTTTACCGGATCGCCCTTCACAGCCTGCAGGATTCTCTTGATAAGAGGGTCAAACAGGCCGGCGTCGATCATCACCCCGAAATACAGTATGGCAAAACAGATCATAATTCCGGTGGGAGCCACTTGTTTCACCCCGTCCCACATCATCTTGCCAAGCTTGGCGTCAAATCCCGTTATAAAAAGGGCAAAGAGTATGGGGATCAGCATTAAGGCAGTCATGGCTGACATGCGCTTGGACATAA
The Acetonema longum DSM 6540 DNA segment above includes these coding regions:
- a CDS encoding murein hydrolase activator EnvC family protein, producing MWEISRHQKAAAFALLLLNLPLVYGPAFANDVEQKQQELRQIQMQLQEQQSRALQAQRKVNSVSEKLRAVQTELDQARQEYGYINHRLRTLEEQTRADAEFLEKAEVELAERTKILSRRIRDIYKNGQVSYVDVLLGASDFRDFTTRYDLLRRVLDQDVALITQIKTQREQINSKQAQMEQDQAELLVLGQKASEKKSVIQMRRDEHQVVLNAAVNEKEVSERAYLELLETSREIESLIRRVQSDGQSADIQSSGSMLWPAVGPITSPFGWRTHPIFGTRRLHTGIDIGVGYGTPVIAVDSGIVIYADWMGGYGKTVIINHGGGLSTLYAHNSQLVVSEGQIVQKGSVVSKVGSTGNSTGPHLHFEVRKSGSPVSPIDYLP
- a CDS encoding CitMHS family transporter, translating into MPTLAILGFTMIVVFMYLIMSKRMSAMTALMLIPILFALFITGFDAKLGKMMWDGVKQVAPTGIMICFAILYFGVMIDAGLFDPLIKRILQAVKGDPVKVSVGTALLAMFVSLDGDGSTTYMVTCSAMLAVHRRLGLRPLILPAIVLMMNSVMNIIPWGGPTGRVLAAMRLEAGDVFTPLVPGMFFGALWVIFMAYRWGLQERKRLGVNTGTVSETATPVSVSVDPEAEQLKRPRMFWVNLALTVLLIVCLIMEVLPLGILFMLGTGIALMLNYPSLKDQTARLAANGANAIPVVAMIFAAGIFMGIMSGTKMVEAMAQSLIGAIPPSMGPHFSLISALLSLPGTFFLTNDAYYFGVLPVLAQAAATYGISAAEMGRAALIGQGAHMLSPLVPATYLLVGLNKVEFGDLQKFALLPVIGISIVWLITAVALGHIQL
- the ftsX gene encoding permease-like cell division protein FtsX, whose translation is MKIRTFVYFVRSAVSSLRHNGLMSIASVSTVSLSLLILGLFLIMVLNLNHMASALESQVQVSIFLQDDLTEDQTKNIGNQIRSLPGVLEASYVNKDEALARFSERLGEQKSLLTALGNTNPLPNAFEVKVDVPDRVQAVARAAGEIEGVETAKYNQEFVEQLFGLTHMLRLSGIILILFLALAAMFIISNTIRITVFARRREINIMRYVGATDSFIRWPFVIEGVILGFFGALLSVFLLNQAYQAFADKIYETVAFLPIIPKYPFLHILTSVLLLVGALIGAAGSTISLKRFLRAEK